The DNA window ACTCCGGCGCCGGGCAGGGTGTCGAGGGCATGCGCCGGCGGCTCGAGGCGGTGGGCGGACGGCTCGACGTCCGTCGCCGGGACGAGGCGGGCGGCCCCACGTACACGACGACCGCCTGGGTACCGGTCCGGTCGGCTCCGTGACCGCGCCGCCGATTCGGGTCCTGCTCGCCGACGACCAGGAGCTGTTCCGCGCCGGAGTCGAGGTGATCGTCAACGCCCAAGGGGGCATGGAGGTCGTGGGCCTGGCGTCCGACGGCCTGGAGGCGGTCACGCTGGTCGACGCGCTCGCGCCCGACGTGGTGCTGATGGACATCCGGATGCCCGAGCTGGACGGCGTCGAGGCGACGCGGCAGATCTTCTCGCCGGAGCGGGTGGTCGCGCGCGAGCGGCCGGTGCGCGTGATCGTGCTGACCACGTTCAACCTCGACGACCGCGCGGCGACCGCGATTCGCTACGGGGCAAGCGGATTCCTGCTCAAGGACACCACGCCGCCGATGCTCGGGCACGCGATCCGTACGGTGCACGCGGGCAACGCGGTGCTCGCGCCGAACGACCTGTCCTCGCTGCTGGAGGGCTCGTTCCGCGCTCGGACCTCGGTGCCGGTCGCGTACCAGTCGCTGACCGAGAAGGAACGCGAGATCTTCACCGCCGTGGCTCGGGGCCTGTCGAACACCGAGATCGCGGGGACGGTGTTCGTCAGCGAGTCGACGGTGAAGACCCACGTCGGCTCGATCCTGCGCAAGCTCGCGCTGCGGGACCGCGTGCAGATCGTCGTCTTCGCCCACGAGCACGGGCTGGTCAGCTGACGGCGATGGGCAAGTACTACAACGGGCAACACATGATCAGGGCGGCCCTGCTGTTCGTCGCCCTCGTCACCGCCGCCATCGGCAGCATCGGCGCCCCGCTGATCACCGCCGTCGCCGAGGAGTACGAGGTCTCGCTCAGCGCTTCGCAATGGACACTGACGATCGCCCTGCTCGCGGGCGCGGTCTCGGCCCCGCTCCTGGGCAGGCTGGGCAACGGCAGACACCGGCGCAAGGTCGTCCTCGCCATGCTGGCGATCGTCGTCGCCGGCAGCGTCGCGACCGTCGTCGAAGCGCCGTTCGCCGTCCTGCTCATCGGCCGGGCCGCCCAAGGCGTCGGGCTCGGCCTGACCGTGCTGATGATGGCGATCGCGCGGCAGCACCTCGGCGACAAGGCACCGAGCACGATCGCGATGCTCTCGGTCGCCTCGACGGTCGGCGTCGGCGTCGGCTATCCGCTCGCTGGGCTCCTGACCCAGCTCGGCGGCGTCCGTGCCGCGTACCTGCTCGGCCTCGTCGTCGCCACCGCCGCCCTCGTCGCGGCGATCGTCGCGATCCCCCGCGACGACAGGGACGCACCGAAGGCCGGCCCCGTCGACTGGGCCGGCGCCGCACTGCTCTCGATCGGCCTCATCGCCGTCCTGCTCGTCACCAGCAACGCGATCCGCTGGACCACCCACCCCGTCATCGCCGCGGCGGTCCTCGCCGCGGCCGTCGCCGTGCTCGCCGGTTGGGTGGCGGTCGAACGTCGCGTCCAGAGACCGCTGGTCGACGTCCGCGCGCTCAGACATCCTGCCGTCGCGAGAGCCAACCTGATCATGCTCGTGGCAGGCATCGCGATGTACCTGCTGTTCGCGAGCATCACCCGCTACGTCCAGACGCCTCCCACCGTCGGCTATGGCTACGGGCTCACCGACTTCCAAGCCGGGCTGGTGCTCGTCCCGTTCTCCGTCCTCGGCTTCGTCGCGGGCCGCATGGCACCGCAGATCGGACAACGAACGGGCCCGTTCAAGCTGCTCGCCGGCAGCGGCGTCGTGGTGGTCGCGGCCTGCGGCACGTTCGCGCTCACCAGCGCGGCCGGGGTGGCGTGGCCGATCGTCGCGATGTCCCTGCTCGGCTTCGCGGTCGGCGGGCTCTCGGCCGCTATGCCGCAGGCGATCCTCGCCGTCACACCGCCGGAGGACACCGCCGCCGCGATGAGCGTCAACCAGGTCGTACGGTCCGTCGGCTTCTCGATCGGCAGCGCCTTCGGCGGCCTGCTCCTCGCCGCGCACACGCCGTCAGGCCAGTTCGCGCCAACCGGAACGGGCTACACCACCGCCGCGTGGACCGCCGCCGGACTCGCCGCCGTCGCTATCGCGTTCGGCCTACACAAGCGCTAGAACCCCAGCGAGGCTTCGCGTTCGGCCAGCCGGAGCCGCGCCTTCGCGATCTTGCCGGCCACCGAGCGAGGCAGCTCCTCGACGATCGCGACCGCCGCCGGGCACTTGAAGCGCGCCAGCCGATCGCGAGCGAACGCCAGCACGTCCTCCGGAATCACCGAGGCACCGGCAGCAGGAACGACGTACGCCTTCACCGACTCACCCGTGCGCTCGTCGGGCACGCCGATCACCGCCACGGACGAGACGCCGGGGAACGAGGCGATCACGTCCTCGACCTCGCGCGGGTAGACGTTGAAGCCGGAGACGAGCACGAGCTCCTTGACCCGGTCGACGAGGTACAGGTCGCCGTCCGCGTCGAGGTAGCCCACGTCACCCGTCGCCAACCAGCCATCCGAAGAAGGACCGTCGACACCGTCGGGCCAGTAGCCGGAGAAGAGGTTCGCGCCACGTACGAGGATCTCGCCCGGCTCGTCCGCGTCCTCGGCGCCCGGGTCGACCTGCACACGCACCTCGACGCCCGGCAGCGGCGCACCGACCGAGCCGGCCTTCGGCGACGCGGAGCACAACGTGCTGGTCACGCCCGGCGCCGCCTCGGTGAGCCCGTACCCCTCGTGCACCATCAGCCCCGACGAGGCCTTGATCGCATCGGCGACGGCGATCGGCAGCGGTGCCGCGCCCGACAGCAGCAGCCGCACGCTCGCCAGCCGCGCAGCCAGATCCGGAAAAGACTGCCACGCGACGAAGACCGGAGGCGCGACCGGGATGTTCGTGACCTTCTCCGAGGCGACCAGGTCCAGCGTCGCCTCCGGGTCGAACCGGCCCGCGAGCACCATCGTCGCCCCGGCCCGAGCGCACAGCGCGAGCAGGCTGAGCCCGAAGACGTGGAACAACGGCAGCAACCCGAGCACGACGTCGTTCGCACGCATCGCCGGCGGCTCGATCGACGCCATCTGCGCGACGTTCGCGAGCAGCGCGCGGTGCGTGAGCATCGCGGCGCGCGGCGCCGAGCTCGTGCCAGACGTGAACAGCAGAGCGGCCAACGCCTCCGGGTCGCGCGGCGGCACGGCAGCCGGCCCGGAGCCCGGCAGCGAGGCGTACGCGAGCTCGCCAGCCTGGGCCGGCGCGTCCACGGCGACGACGACGGGCCGCGGCCCGTCACCATCGGAGGACGACAGAGTCGCGACGGCCGAGCGCACGGCTTCGACGCTGCCGGGACCAGCCAGAACGAGCCGCGGCCGCACGTGCTCGAGCGCCCGCGCGTACTCCGCCGTGGGGCTCTCGGGGTTGAGCGGTACGACGACCAACCCGGCGCGGACGGTCGCGAACATCGCCGTCACGAGGTCGATCCCGTTCGGCAAAGCCACCGCGACGCGGTGCCCGGCCACGACACCCTGCGCCGCCAGCCCGGCCGCGAGCGCGTCGACGGCCCGATCGAGCTCGGACCAGGTCACGCGCCGGTCGCCGGCGATGAGCGCCGCTCGTTCGGGGGCATCCTTGGCTGCCTGACGGACCAGGTCAGCCAGGTTGACCGCAACGGTCTGCACAACGGCGGGCGAGACCACGACGGGAGTGTGCCACACCAGGAACGCCGAGGCTGAGCGGAGCCTCTAAGGTGGCCTCATGACGCCCGGCGACGAGCATCACGTCGACAAGGTCGTGGCCGTTGCCGAGGCCGAGGAGCCCGGCTCCGCGCTCGACGTCGAGCCCGACCTGACCGCGGCGGCCTTCTTCGACGTCGACAACACGCTGATGCGGGGTGCGTCGATCTTCTACCTCGCGCGCGGCCTGCACGCCCGCAAGTTCTTCTCGACGGCGAACGTCCTCAACGCCGCCTGGAAGCAGCTGTCGTTCCGCATCTTCGGCTCGGAGGACCCCGATCACATCGCCTGGGTCCGCGAGCACGCGCTGGAGTTCGTCGCGGGCTGGCCGGTCGACCAGTTCGAGGAGCTGGCCGAGGAGATCCTCGACGAGGTCATCACGACAAAGGTCTGGCCGGGCACGAGGGCGCTCGCCCAGCTGCACCTCGACCAGGGGCAACGCGTCTGGCTGGTGACCGCTGCACCGGTCGAGATCGGGCGCGTGCTCGCGCGTCGGCTCGGCCTCACCGGGGCGCTCGGGACCGTCGCGGAGATCGAGAACGGCCGGTACACCGGCCGCCTCGTCGGCGACCTGCTGCACGGGACCGCGAAGGCCGACGCGGTGTCGCTGCTCGCGGCCGACAAGGGCCTCGACCTCGCCCGCTGCTCGGCGTACTCCGACAGCGCGAACGACGTCCCGATGCTCTCGCTGGTCGGGACGCCGTACGCGATCAACCCCGACCGCAAGCTCCGTTCGTACGCCAAGGCGCGCAACTGGCGGATCCGCGACTTCCGCCGCGGCCGCCGAGCCGCGCGCCTGGGCTTCTTCATCGCCGTGCTGCTCGGTGCCGCCGGCGGCGCGGCCGCGGCCGTCGTCGCGATCCGGCAAAAGGCCAAGCGCCGGCACCGCCGTTGGTTCAAGGGCTTCTAGGCGACCCAGGCCCGGAACCCGTCCCGCCAGCTCGCGAACCGCGGCTCCCAGCCGAGCTCCTTGCGCGCCTTCTCGTTGGAGATCCCGCGCGCCGTCGTCATCTGGACCACGACGAACTCGCCAGCCAGCTCCTCGCCCACCGAGACCGGCACCTGCGCCGGCGGCTGCGCGCCGGCGACCTCGGCGAGGTACGGCAGCCAGTCCGCGACCGGCGCTGGGTCGTCGTCCCCGACGTTGTAGATGCCCGGCTCGCCCCGCTCGATCGCCGCGACGGTCGCCGAAGCGGCGTCGCTGGTCTCGATGAACGACCAGATCCCGGTCCCACCGCCGATCACCGGCAGGTGCTGGGCGCGCACGGCCTCCAGCAGGAAGTCCGAGGCACCCGGCCCGTAGAACGTCCCGTACCGCAGCACGATCCCCTCGGGCACCGCCGCGGGAACCGTCTGCTCCACGTACCGGATCGCCGCCTGCGTCCGTGCCGCCGCCGAGACCGGCTCGTCGTACGGATCGGTCTCGACCTTCGCCGAGGCGCCGGAACGGTAGAGCGTCCGCTCGGCGGTCTGCGCGACGACCCGGCGTGTGCCCGCGGTCTCCGCGGCGGCGAGCAGGTTGTCGGTGCCGCGGGTGCGCAGCTCGTTCGTCGCGGCGAACGACTCGTCCAGGTTCGTCAGGCTGTGCAGGTCCGCCAGCGCGGTCATCTGGTGCACGATCGCGTCCGGCCGGGCGGCGACCACCGCCGCGACGACCGCGTCGCGGTCGAGGCCGTCCAGCACGACGGGCTCGGCGCCAGCTGCGCGCAGACCTGCCGCCTTGTCAGGCGATCGCGTCGTGGCGGTGACGTCGTGGCCGGCAGCGAGGAGCTGGGGAACGAGGTGCTGTCCCAGGGCTCCTGTCGCGCCTGTGACGAAGACTCGCATGAGGTGTCCTTTCCGAGGGTGAGTTGGCTTCACCCGCATGACACGGCGAGCACCCCTCGGTGTGACAGGAACACCTTCGCGACCTTTGCCCGGATACGTCGACAGGCGTCCCGCAGCCGGTCGTTTCCCAATCCCGCGGAGGGGTCGACCTGCTCCGCCAGGCGGCATAGTGTGGGCGAGCCGGGGCCAGGCTCCAAGAGATCGTTCACTGAGAGTAATCGTCGGCTACTGACTGTTCACATCTCGGGGGATGTTCCCTACGATGCCTGATGGAGGCCACGAGCGATCCCTGCTCGGGGGGCAGGAGTTGAACTGATGGTGGACAGGGCACGACCCGCGCTCGCCGATTCGGCGGGAATGGCGGAGTTCCGTGCAGTTGTGCGCGCGATGCACGACGCGCTGGCAAGCGCGATCGAGCCTGCTTACGCGCTAGCAAAGACGTCAACGAGCGAACCCCTACCTGAGTCACGGCCAGAATTCGACCGATCTGACGGAATCCTCCAGGCCGTTCACAGCGAGACCGCGCGGTCGAGGGCCGGTGGCGCTCACCTGGCTCACCCGCGCGACGGGCTGCACGACACCATCGAGGACGCCGAGACCCGCCGCATGATCGCGCTGGTCGAGCTCGCCAAGGGTGGCGACGCCGAGGCATTCGGGCAGCTGTACGACCACTACCTCTCCACGATCTACCGCTACATCTACTACCGCGTCGGGACGCACGTGCTCGCCGAGGACCTCACCAGCGAGACGTTCCTCCGGGCGCTGCGCGCGCTGAACTCGTTCCACTGGCAGGGTCGCGACTTCGGCGCCTGGCTGGTCACGATCGCGCGCAACCTGGTCACCGACCACTTCAAGTCCGGACGTTTCCGGCTCGAGGTCGCGACCGGCGAGATCCTGGACTACGACTCCGCTTCTGAGGGCCCGGAGAACGACGTCCTCGCAAGCCTCGCGAACGAGGAACTGGTCAAGGCGCTCAAGCAACTCGGCGCCGACCAGCAGGAATGTCTCGTTCTGCGGTTCCTCAACGGCCTCTCGGTGGCCGAGACCGCGCACGTCCTCGCGAAGAGCGAGGGGGCGGTCAAACAGCTGCAGCT is part of the Tenggerimyces flavus genome and encodes:
- a CDS encoding HAD family hydrolase — protein: MTPGDEHHVDKVVAVAEAEEPGSALDVEPDLTAAAFFDVDNTLMRGASIFYLARGLHARKFFSTANVLNAAWKQLSFRIFGSEDPDHIAWVREHALEFVAGWPVDQFEELAEEILDEVITTKVWPGTRALAQLHLDQGQRVWLVTAAPVEIGRVLARRLGLTGALGTVAEIENGRYTGRLVGDLLHGTAKADAVSLLAADKGLDLARCSAYSDSANDVPMLSLVGTPYAINPDRKLRSYAKARNWRIRDFRRGRRAARLGFFIAVLLGAAGGAAAAVVAIRQKAKRRHRRWFKGF
- a CDS encoding MFS transporter, whose amino-acid sequence is MGKYYNGQHMIRAALLFVALVTAAIGSIGAPLITAVAEEYEVSLSASQWTLTIALLAGAVSAPLLGRLGNGRHRRKVVLAMLAIVVAGSVATVVEAPFAVLLIGRAAQGVGLGLTVLMMAIARQHLGDKAPSTIAMLSVASTVGVGVGYPLAGLLTQLGGVRAAYLLGLVVATAALVAAIVAIPRDDRDAPKAGPVDWAGAALLSIGLIAVLLVTSNAIRWTTHPVIAAAVLAAAVAVLAGWVAVERRVQRPLVDVRALRHPAVARANLIMLVAGIAMYLLFASITRYVQTPPTVGYGYGLTDFQAGLVLVPFSVLGFVAGRMAPQIGQRTGPFKLLAGSGVVVVAACGTFALTSAAGVAWPIVAMSLLGFAVGGLSAAMPQAILAVTPPEDTAAAMSVNQVVRSVGFSIGSAFGGLLLAAHTPSGQFAPTGTGYTTAAWTAAGLAAVAIAFGLHKR
- a CDS encoding NAD-dependent epimerase/dehydratase family protein, whose translation is MRVFVTGATGALGQHLVPQLLAAGHDVTATTRSPDKAAGLRAAGAEPVVLDGLDRDAVVAAVVAARPDAIVHQMTALADLHSLTNLDESFAATNELRTRGTDNLLAAAETAGTRRVVAQTAERTLYRSGASAKVETDPYDEPVSAAARTQAAIRYVEQTVPAAVPEGIVLRYGTFYGPGASDFLLEAVRAQHLPVIGGGTGIWSFIETSDAASATVAAIERGEPGIYNVGDDDPAPVADWLPYLAEVAGAQPPAQVPVSVGEELAGEFVVVQMTTARGISNEKARKELGWEPRFASWRDGFRAWVA
- a CDS encoding response regulator encodes the protein MTAPPIRVLLADDQELFRAGVEVIVNAQGGMEVVGLASDGLEAVTLVDALAPDVVLMDIRMPELDGVEATRQIFSPERVVARERPVRVIVLTTFNLDDRAATAIRYGASGFLLKDTTPPMLGHAIRTVHAGNAVLAPNDLSSLLEGSFRARTSVPVAYQSLTEKEREIFTAVARGLSNTEIAGTVFVSESTVKTHVGSILRKLALRDRVQIVVFAHEHGLVS
- a CDS encoding AMP-binding protein; protein product: MVSPAVVQTVAVNLADLVRQAAKDAPERAALIAGDRRVTWSELDRAVDALAAGLAAQGVVAGHRVAVALPNGIDLVTAMFATVRAGLVVVPLNPESPTAEYARALEHVRPRLVLAGPGSVEAVRSAVATLSSSDGDGPRPVVVAVDAPAQAGELAYASLPGSGPAAVPPRDPEALAALLFTSGTSSAPRAAMLTHRALLANVAQMASIEPPAMRANDVVLGLLPLFHVFGLSLLALCARAGATMVLAGRFDPEATLDLVASEKVTNIPVAPPVFVAWQSFPDLAARLASVRLLLSGAAPLPIAVADAIKASSGLMVHEGYGLTEAAPGVTSTLCSASPKAGSVGAPLPGVEVRVQVDPGAEDADEPGEILVRGANLFSGYWPDGVDGPSSDGWLATGDVGYLDADGDLYLVDRVKELVLVSGFNVYPREVEDVIASFPGVSSVAVIGVPDERTGESVKAYVVPAAGASVIPEDVLAFARDRLARFKCPAAVAIVEELPRSVAGKIAKARLRLAEREASLGF
- a CDS encoding ECF subfamily RNA polymerase sigma factor, BldN family → MVDRARPALADSAGMAEFRAVVRAMHDALASAIEPAYALAKTSTSEPLPESRPEFDRSDGILQAVHSETARSRAGGAHLAHPRDGLHDTIEDAETRRMIALVELAKGGDAEAFGQLYDHYLSTIYRYIYYRVGTHVLAEDLTSETFLRALRALNSFHWQGRDFGAWLVTIARNLVTDHFKSGRFRLEVATGEILDYDSASEGPENDVLASLANEELVKALKQLGADQQECLVLRFLNGLSVAETAHVLAKSEGAVKQLQLRAIRNLAKLLPEGLR